A genomic stretch from Staphylococcus succinus includes:
- a CDS encoding heavy-metal-associated domain-containing protein: MTKATLKLETLTCPSCLQKIESGLKQTAGVEKDSVKVLFNASKVKVDFDEEQVNLNTIEKAIENLGYSVISSKVKEGV, encoded by the coding sequence ATGACTAAAGCAACATTAAAATTAGAAACATTAACTTGTCCATCATGTTTACAAAAAATTGAAAGTGGTTTAAAACAGACTGCTGGTGTAGAAAAAGATTCTGTAAAAGTGCTGTTCAATGCAAGTAAGGTAAAAGTGGATTTTGATGAAGAACAAGTCAATTTGAATACAATTGAAAAAGCTATTGAAAACTTAGGATATTCCGTTATTAGTTCAAAAGTAAAGGAAGGCGTATAA
- a CDS encoding Dps family protein: protein MTTVNERQEKLAAEQAYKEHIHHTKINAAAVTDHVLANIHTLHVKLHQYHWYVKGTNFYSLHEVFEKLYNENETWFDKIAERLLASGFKPASTTTEFQKFTTISEDLSEKYYSAEEMVLQLVEDFRSNREFTIRAMRLAQEEADDALEDLLISYKDYLDVNIWQLQAFVNKDALEDDDYIDND from the coding sequence ATGACAACAGTAAATGAAAGACAAGAAAAATTAGCTGCTGAACAAGCCTATAAAGAACACATTCATCATACTAAGATTAATGCAGCAGCTGTTACAGATCATGTACTGGCTAATATTCATACCTTGCATGTAAAATTACACCAATATCATTGGTATGTAAAAGGCACAAATTTTTATTCATTGCATGAGGTATTTGAAAAACTATATAATGAAAATGAAACATGGTTTGATAAAATTGCAGAACGTTTACTAGCTTCAGGATTTAAGCCAGCATCAACAACTACCGAATTCCAAAAATTTACAACGATTTCTGAAGATCTGTCTGAAAAATATTATTCTGCTGAAGAAATGGTCTTACAGTTAGTAGAGGATTTTAGATCTAACCGTGAATTTACCATTCGTGCAATGCGTTTAGCCCAAGAAGAAGCAGATGATGCGTTAGAGGATTTACTAATTAGTTATAAAGATTATTTAGATGTAAATATTTGGCAACTTCAAGCCTTTGTTAACAAGGATGCGCTAGAAGACGATGACTATATAGATAATGATTAA
- a CDS encoding Crp/Fnr family transcriptional regulator has translation MAHHHHHSHVDCIRLVPIFNHLNEEQMSLIAQSAHEVHYEKNALLFGSGDKDDTLYIVNNGRVRIYNLNESGREQTVRILNPGDFMGEVAIFQTESYHSNYAEAISEVSICRIHKKDMNDYLDAYPEIMRRILSDVTKRLQVSEKQTMQVGMEQVESRIIDFLSEYVENEENHTYVTLPMSKKDLASYLGTTPETISRKFSALEEKGLIKQHTHKYIEIFDLDELLFSSS, from the coding sequence ATGGCACACCATCATCACCATAGTCATGTAGATTGTATACGTTTAGTTCCGATTTTTAACCACCTAAATGAAGAACAAATGAGTTTAATTGCACAATCAGCGCATGAAGTACATTATGAAAAGAATGCGTTGTTATTTGGAAGTGGTGATAAAGATGACACACTATATATCGTAAATAATGGGCGTGTACGTATTTATAACTTAAATGAATCCGGTCGTGAACAAACTGTACGCATACTAAATCCTGGTGATTTTATGGGAGAAGTGGCTATTTTTCAAACTGAAAGTTACCATTCTAATTATGCTGAAGCAATATCAGAAGTAAGTATATGTAGAATTCATAAAAAGGATATGAATGACTATTTAGATGCTTACCCAGAAATTATGAGAAGAATCCTATCAGACGTTACGAAACGTTTACAGGTATCAGAAAAGCAAACGATGCAGGTTGGTATGGAGCAAGTAGAGTCTCGTATTATTGATTTTCTATCAGAATACGTTGAGAATGAAGAAAATCATACTTATGTGACCTTACCAATGTCAAAGAAGGATCTAGCTTCTTATTTGGGTACAACTCCTGAAACAATAAGTCGAAAGTTTTCAGCATTGGAAGAAAAAGGTTTAATTAAACAACATACGCATAAATATATTGAGATATTTGATTTAGATGAATTATTATTTTCATCAAGTTAA